One Xiphophorus maculatus strain JP 163 A chromosome 10, X_maculatus-5.0-male, whole genome shotgun sequence genomic region harbors:
- the pts gene encoding 6-pyruvoyl tetrahydrobiopterin synthase, with translation MAESSGSNKAAGRVGYITRVQSFSACHRLHSLHLSDEENKEVYGKCNNPYGHGHNYKVEVTVRGKIDPVTGMVMNLTDLKRCIEEVIMIPLDHKNLDKDVPYFANVVSTTENLAVYIWDNMAKALPASLLYEIRVHETDKNIVVYRGE, from the exons ATGGCCGAATCCTCCGGGAGCAACAAGGCAGCGGGGCGCGTAGGATACATCACCCGAGTCCAGAGCTTCAGCGCCTGCCACCGGCTCCACAG TCTTCACCTGAGTGACGAGGAGAATAAAGAAGTCTACGGAAAGTGCAACAATCCCTACGGTCATGGACACAACTACAAGG TGGAGGTGACTGTACGTGGAAAA ATTGATCCCGTCACCGGCATGGTCATGAATCTGACGGACCTGAAGAGGTGTATTGAG gaagtcatcatgATTCCTCTGGACCACAAAAACCTGGACAAGGATGTTCCGTACTTTGCCAACGTTGTGAG CACCACGGAAAACCTGGCCGTTTACATCTGGGACAACATGGCGAAGGCTCTTCCCGCCAGCCTGCTCTACGAGATCCGGGTTCACGAGACGGATAAGAACATCGTAGTATACCGAGGAGAGTAA
- the glp2r gene encoding glucagon-like peptide 2 receptor, with translation MPNLLAAQHKRIKLLLSLLLLVISKQKATASLLESLISKRMEYWENCNSTLTSAPFPASGNYCKGSFDMFVCWPHSSPGNVSVPCPPFLPWITEDGNRRAYRECLENGSWRKMKNSSDPWRDDSECKEDQYFKDKEDELLRHSALRLISVIGYSLSLFSLTLATLLMGMLRKLHCTRNYIHMNLFVSFILRAAAVISKEIIFHLMYSNLPKNDPGWNSYSSSAIVLLCKFSKVCMEYFVACNYFWLLVEAIFLHTLLFTAVLTKRCLLKKYILLGWGTPVLFVTPWTVVKILYENTGCWSIMNRWFWWIIRGPITLSVLVIFFIFIKILMLLLSKLKADQVKFTDYRYSLARATLVLIPLLGIHEVVFTVLIDECMEGSSRYARNFINLTLSSFQGFLVAVLYCFANGEVQTELKKRWQLFLFTNHFKVQTCFRGANLKHLWKCTRRQHRKRSRQFDSYGEGPTSTARPHLLQVAVQAGSRPLGLWPLKGQGLEGYDSAGLDILTRKSLSSSDGEMTLGETMEEILEESQF, from the exons ATGCCAAACCTGCTGGCAGCCCAGCACAAGAGGATCAAACTCCTGCTTTCTCTACTTCTACTGGTCATCAGCAAGCAG AAAGCGACAGCCTCATTGCTCGAAAGCCTCATTTCGAAACGCATGGAGTACTGGGAAAACTGCAACAGCACCCTGACGTCTGCTCCTTTTCCAGCAAGTG gCAACTACTGTAAAGGAAGTTTTGATATGTTTGTGTGCTGGCCCCATTCATCTCCGGGGAATGTGTCTGTCCCCTGTCCTCCCTTCTTACCGTGGATCACAGAGG ACGGCAACAGAAGGGCATATCGGGAATGCTTGGAGAACGGCAGCTGGAGAAAGATGAAGAACTCCTCAGATCCCTGGCGAGATGATTCTGAATGTAAGGAGGACCAATACTTTAAAGACAAG GAGGATGAATTACTGCGTCATTCCGCCCTCCGGCTCATCTCTGTTATTGGCTATTCCCTGTCGCTGTTCTCCCTCACTCTGGCCACTCTCCTCATGGGCATGCTGAG GAAGCTGCACTGCACCAGAAACTACATCCACATGAACCTGTTTGTGTCATTCATCCTGCGGGCGGCCGCCGTCATTTCGAAGGAAATCATCTTCCATCTCATGTACTCCAACCTGCCCAAGAACGACCCGGGGTGGAACTCCTACTCCAGCTCTGCG ATAGTGCTACTGTGCAAGTTCTCCAAAGTGTGCATGGAGTACTTTGTGGCGTGTAATTACTTCTGGCTCTTGGTGGAGGCCATTTTCCTTCACACGCTGCTCTTCACTGCGGTGCTGACCAAGAGGTGCCTGTTGAAGAAATACATTCTGCTAGGATGGG GGACTCCCGTCCTGTTCGTGACGCCGTGGACCGTGGTTAAGATTCTGTATGAGAACACGGG GTGCTGGTCAATCATGAACAGATGGTTCTGGTGGATAATAAGAGGCCCAATAACTCTATCAGTGCTG GTCATTTTCTTCATATTCATCAAAattctgatgctgctgttgtCGAAGCTGAAAGCCGATCAGGTGAAATTCACCGACTACAGATACAG TTTGGCCAGGGCAACGTTGGTGCTGATTCCCCTGCTGGGAATCCATGAAGTGGTCTTCACAGTGCTAATAGATGAATGTATGGAGGGCAGCAGCCGCTATGCCCGGAACTTCATTAACCTCACCCTCAGTTCCTTCCAG GGATTCTTGGTTGCTGTGCTGTACTGTTTTGCTAATGGAGAG GTCCAAACTGAGCTGAAAAAGCGCTGGCAACTGTTTTTGTTCACAAACCATTTCAAGGTCCAGACCTGTTTTCGAGGAGCAAATCTCAAGCACCTTTGGAAGTGTACTCGGCGGCAGCACAGGAAGCGCTCTCGGCAATTTGACTCCTATGGCGAAGGCCCCACTTCGACGGCTCGCCCACACCTCCTCCAGGTGGCTGTGCAAGCGGGAAGTAGGCCTCTTGGACTCTGGCCACTTAAAGGCCAGGGACTTGAGGGCTACGACTCAGCAGGGCTCGACATTCTTACCAGGAAGAGTCTTTCCAGTAGCGATGGTGAGATGACACTGGGAGAGACGATGGAGGAGATTTTGGAAGAGAGTCAGTTCTGA